Within the Anguilla rostrata isolate EN2019 chromosome 6, ASM1855537v3, whole genome shotgun sequence genome, the region CCTGTGTTTATTACAGAAGTGTACACTAGCCTGTGTTTGTTACAGAAGAGTGTACTCTAGCCTGTGTTTATTACAGAAGTGTACACTAGCCTGTGTTTATTACAGAAGAGTGTGCACTAGCCTGTGTTTATTACAGAAGAGTGTACTCTAGCCTGTGTTTATTACAGAAGAGTGTACACTAGCCTGTGTTTGTTACAGAAGAGTGTACTCTAGCCTGTGTTTATTACAGAAGAGTGTACTCTAGCCTGTGTTTATTACAGAAGAGTGTACACTAGCCTGTGTTTGTTACAGAAGAGTGTGTAATAACCTGTGTTATTTGCGGGAGAGCCTTCCCCCAATAgaaatatgcattatttattattattattatgtatgtactgtaaagaAATATACATGCTCTGGAGACGATGAAGTTTTGACTTTttgcacagtgtgtttgtgttttttctgcagttaTGAAAAAGCTTCATCCCTTCTATTTGCCTTATTTGAATCACTACAGTAATAGAATCTTTTGGGAAAGGACCCtgttttttacactttttatcCAGCAGGTAATTTGAACGTTTTTAAGTGTTGCTATGGTAGCAATGACATGCTTTTTAGTTTGATTTTTAGAGCAGCCCAAACCTTGAGTTGGCGATCAATGATTTCCATGGCAGTTGGCCGTCAGCTTTAAGGCGGGCGTACATTATACGAGTTGTGGGCTCCCGATTGGTTTTTTTCTGATCGGGACCAAATCATAAGAAAAACATTGGGTCATCACGTCACAACAAACGAGGTATAAGACAGTATTCCAAACCGGTCCGACTGGCTTACGGGCTCCAGACTGTTTTCTGACGTGTCAAAAACTATTGGGCACGATCGGCTTGAATTCGTCAGGTGCAGGAGGTCATGTGAACAAATTCTGTGTTTCCATTCCCgttgaccaatcaggaggtggCTCCGTGTATGACGTTAACGTCACCTGACCCGGTCGGGAGCTCGTGCAGTCTACGCCATCATGGCGCCGGCTGTCACAGTCTGAACAGCGTTAAGTGTGAGAGGGCATCCGATCTCCCGACATCGTAATCCGTGAGAAAATCGTATAACGTACGGCCGCCTTATTGGGTCACTTGTGCTGACACACAAAGCCAACAAGCCCACTAAGAACCAGGCAGAATTTTTACACTGGGGTTCTGTctttgttaaaataaaccattccccattatttcttttctggaaatAAAATCTATTATAAGACTTTTAACAAGTTTTATGTACTCTTGTCTTGTCCTTCAGTTTCTCCCAAGTCCACCAGAAACACAAACGTTTCAGTTTCATCGTAAATATTGAGACAAACTGAGAAATGAgtatttatcctttttttttctttcttatacGGTCAGGGATCGAGTCGCATGTGGAAGAGTCTTGCTCATGTGGTGTAAATAAAGAATGCACACGCATTAAATGATGCCAAGGTTAATTTCAGCCTTATTGTATCAGTGAGGCCCCTGAGGCCTCTGCTTCTGCTTTATTTGTCTGCACTTCCCTCCAAACTACCTTCCTGAAAGGGCCAGATTTTCACTGGAGCTCCTGGGCACTGTTCACGTATTTGTGCAACAAGCACATttggcgtgtgtgttttttttttgtatttttttttttgtgagaaaagGAGAAACACCGGATGACTATATTGGCGGTTTAAACCAGTGGCAGTTTATTTAACCTTCAGATTACGTACGAGGGCATTCTAATAAATGGACACAAATGACCACACTGGCAGCGCAGAACAAGAGAAGGTCACATTTCTGAACCTGAACAGAGGTGTCAGATCCTGTAACTTATTCTACAGACAGTTTTTGGATGGAGCTTCAAAAGCCATGGGGCCCGTGTTGGTGGAAGCAgtttttcctaaaaaaaatcaAGTCCTCGGTTGAGAAACTTGTATGTGTGGATTTGGACCAATGAGGAGGAACTATGTGAAGCAGGGACCTGGGATACAGGCTTAAATAAATGACCCCTGAGAGGCTGTGAGtgcgctcctctctccccccgtaCAGGggcctgtccccccctccccccgtacACGGGCCtgtcccccctcgccccccgtaCAGgggcctgtcccccccccccccgtacagggcctgtctccccccccccgtacagggcctgtctcccccctccccccgtacAGGGCCTgtctcccccgtcccccgtaCAGGggcctgtccccccctcccccgtacagggcctgtccccctccccgtccccccgaTACAGGGCctgtccccccccgtcccccgtacAGGggcctgtcccccctccccccgtccccccgtcacgggcctgtccccccctccccccgtacAGGGGCCTTcgctctccccccgcccccgtacAGGGGcctgtccccccaccccgtACAGggcctgtcccccctccccccgtacaggggcctgtccccccccccccgtacaggggcctgtcccccccccccccgtacaggGGCGATGGGCACCTTACCCTCCGTCCGTACAGGGGGCCTGTGCCCCCTCCCGGTGCATGGGGGCCTGTCCCCCAtcctcccccgtcccccccacaaggctctgtcccccctcccccgtacaggggcctgtcccccccctccccccgtacAGGggcctgtcccccctccccccgtcccccgtacagggcctgtcccccctcccccccgtacAGGggcctgtcccccctcccccgtacagggcctgtcccccctcccccgtacaggggcctgtcccccccctccccccgtccccgtaCAGGGGcctgtcccccgccccccatacAGGggcctgtcccccctcccccgtacAGGggcctgtcccccctcccccgtcccccgtaCAGGggcctgtccccctcccccgtaCAGGGgcctgtcccccccaccccgtacAGGggcctgtcccccctcccccgtacaggggcctgtcccccccccccccgtacaggggcctgtcccccccccgccccccgtacAGGGGGATGGGCATGCTGTTTGGACAAACAGCAGGATGTAAGGCAGGGGGAAGTTCCCTGTGGGGTGGctgggtggggttgtggggggggggttatttagCAGTTCTCTCTGTTTGAACTTCTATCCATAGGACTTTCCCAGCAAGCTGCACTCAGAACCCAAAGATAAAAATTCCCAACTttcttttgcaaaaaaagaaaggaactcCGTGTTATTCTCTCAGATCGCCAGCCAGTCTCCCTCCCGTGTCTCCCGCCCGGTCTGGCACCCAGCTTTCCTGAACACGCTTTTCTGCGAAACCACCAACGTTTATAGTAAGACCCCCATTAGTAGTACCCCTATTATCAGTAGTAATTAGTAGTTCTTACACCTCTTTCAACACATAATAATACAATAGCACATAGGAACAATGATGAATACAAACAACCTATTGTTTTAGCTCCTAGTGCTGTACCCGAGTGAGGTCCAATATAACTGATAAAGGACAGCAATCTCCatagaaataaacaacaaaccTTTTCATGGGAATTATCATGCACGAATGATTACAAAACagagcaatatttttttcagtttttatttttatttttaatgatatgTGAAAGGATGTTGAAAATTTTTTGCCGAACACAAGCCACACAACCCTTAATGCATGATGTCCACTAGAGTGGACAGAAGCTTTTCATACACAGCATGCACAGTAcgagaaaataaattataactATAATTATAACTCCTTGCACCTTACCTAacaaggatatatatatattatttaaccTGCTCTGTTCTCTAGAAATAGCAGGTTTTCACAGTTATACCAGAGGTGCTTTGAACgtttttccaccaaaaaaaaacactaaaatgtaACAACTTCGAGCATGTCAAGGCATATCACAGCTAAGGCAGAGACTCTTGGTGTGTGCAAGTCCAGGTGTGACGCAGGGCTGGACACGCAGATGATAaggtcagaatttggcataaagcagcatgaatccatggatccgtCCTGCCTTGTGGCAGcggtgcaggctggtggtggtggtgcaatGGTGCGGGGAATGGACAGATGTGCAGTAAGACTGGTGTGATTAATTCACCCAGACAAGTTATTCTGATGGTGTGAGGAATGTGTTTTTGGCAGACACCAGGCCCCTTAATACCTGCTGTGTGTCAGCAGAATGCCACATGCTACCTGAACCTTGCTGCTGACCATGTGCAGCCCGTTATGGCCACAGTCCGCTCCATTATTCTCACGGATCACTGGTTATGGTAAAAACCCTTAAAGCTGCCAGTCCGCCCTTCGCCCTCACATTCGTAGCTTCAACTCAAATCCAGcgtgctggagcacagagccaaaacaacaagaactGTGGCCCCGTCCAAATACTCACAGACAGCGCTGTGTATGAAATAACAGGTCAAAAGGTCTCGTAGCCTAAATAAAAAGAATGGATAGATGTACAGTAATACTGCGGAGATTAATTCGCCCAGACAAGTTATTCTGACCAAAATATCAACTGtgtggtaaaatgttttttacatttttttttaaagaagctgatgcttaaatgaaacattaaaaacataaattatttacatttggtcgtgtggcagacactcttatccagagtgacgtacagtaCTGGAGAACATCAGTGGGACCCTCAGGTAAACAGAAATCCTGTATCGCCCAGAGGGCACATTATCACCACTGCAACACTAAAATAACGAACAACCCGTCGTATTATAAGAACGGAAAGTACGACGAGACAGATAATAGGTAAaggtttatacagctggacgcGTAACATTACCCAAAGGAAATctaggaaaagaaagagaaaagatgaAGGATATATAATGGGGTGTGTTCATGAAAAATGGACACGATTGCCTGCCAATAACTTCTGGGGGAAATCGCAGTGGCAAAATATTTCTGGGGAAATTCCAAAGGGAATCGCTCTCTCAGCGCCAGGATGAAGTGACTGAGGGGGCAGTTAAAAATGGCGAGGGGGAAATCTTTTTATATAGTAGGCTAAAACAGTAGGTTATCATCCTGCTATGcctatttctgcatttttttcatcctGCGGGTGGCAATATAGTGGCGTTTTATAGGGGCAGATTGCCAGGTCACCACCTAAAATTGGTCTGGTGGTAGGTTTAATGAAATTCATTGATTTTACCATGCAATAGCCTCTGAAAGgctaaataacaacaacacaagACTCCTGTTTCTAAATCAAATATATTCATTTCACAGCAGTGGTGAAGCCAGTATTAAACCTGAGTGTCCTCGCACAATTTAGGGAATCGGAGCACTCGGAACGTAGGTCTACAAGACGCAAAATAATAGAATTTATGAACGATTCTAACCACTGACCTTGCTTGCCGCCGGGGTAACATCTTCTGCGGCTGGAGGAGCCAGCAGATTAAGTTCGGGCTCGGCGATATcattgctgctgctggggctACTGGCCTCGGCTGGGGTCTCGacggtgttttgttttttcttacaaaGCCACGTTCTGATATCCATCCTTATTCCTGAACTGCTTTTTGGCTAAGCACACAAAACTACAACAAACTACGTAACGCGATGGCGAAAGTTGAACTATTTAGCAAGCAAACTACCTTGACTGTTAACGGTTTTAACTTAAATCTCTGGACAACGCACAACAGCGCAGACCGTGGTTCTGAAATAACAGCGCTATGTTTCAGAACAATGTTTGAATGCTGTTTGTGGAGTGGGAAAAAGGCTGGATCAGATAACAAGCTTCAAATATTTTATGGGGGAAAACTTCAAAGAAGGTGTTTCAATACTGTCGTCTCTATGACACTTGTATCTCGGccaatatttttgttgtttttgctatttttctataggggggaggggggggggggacgacgaAATACAACTGAGGGGGCAAAGCACCCCCCTCTTGCCCCCTCGTGGCGACGGGCCCGCTCAGCGCTTCAGTGTTTTAAGagatttaaacacaaaaaacgtttgcattttattttaaattgcagaagaaaaaaaggcatggTGTCTTTGCTATTAATCACTATAAACAGATTATATTATTGTGCATATCACTATAAGAACAGGAGTCATTTCAGCGTCTGGGAATACTGATGAATCGCTGTAACAGATATGCACCATTTAGTAGGCCTTCACCAGTTGTTTTAGTGCTTTAGTACTTCAGGGGAATGGTCATCGAAACGCGTCTTCGGATTCGTGTTATCATTTTCTGTATTGTTCTATATGGTAAATAACTTATTTTCAAAAGGTAACGGTTTGTAACCGAGTGGACTTAGAGTGGAAGTGTCTGGGGTCCTAAGCGGGGGAACCGCACGAgctaaaatagaaaagaaactGCAACGAGCCAAACCTGGCGGGCGGAAATCCAGGATTGTTTTGAAAGGGTGGCTAGGGGGTGTGGGAAATTCCCTGCCAGAATCCTCAGCGAGTCAGGATCGGGCATATAAACCGTTGACACTGGCGAGTATTGCGCTAACAAGAGAGACACTTAGCTGCCGACTTATTTGCTAACCACCCTTAAAACTTCTAAACAACAGTAGAGTAAACTGACTTTACAAAAATGGCTTTGTGGATGCTTTGGATTTTTGTCCTTCCAGCAGGTAATATCAAAATCTATTACATTAAATGCGTAGACTCACGTACAGCGGTATcgaaatatacaaataaatattaattatatgcGACACATTTACAGacgtgttttttctttctttctttgttttttgttcactaCTCTACTTTTTAATTCCATTTAGCTTTTTCATCGGATTCCTACCTGGAGCCAAACCTTTCCATGACTCAACTCGGCGACCCTCTCGTGCTGAAGTGCGGCACGAGGCTCTGCGAGAAACCGACGTTCACGTGGAGGGCGCTGCGCGACCAGCCGCTCATGGACAAATCCGAGACCAACCCGTCACCAACGGAGTCGCAACTCGTCTTTCACCGTGTGACCCTCGCACACAAAACCAAGATACAGTGCGCTGCATTTTGCGATGATAAAAAGCCTTTCTTCGGTACAGCACGAGTAAATGTGTATtgtaagttattattattattattattattattattattatttgtagtagtagtagtagtagtagtaggagtgGTGGTGCTAGTAGTTGTAAGTAGTAAAAGTGAACGTAGTAGTATGAGATTGCGAGACTACCAGTTAGACAGTTGGATCGACTTCTATATACACAGACTACATTAAATGTGACGGATTTGAAATTGTTTTGGTGATTTCAGCTTTTCCCGCGGACCCCGAGGTGTCAGGGTACGACCACTTACGGCACGGGGAGAAGAGCAACCTCACCTGCGTTGTGCGGGACATCTACACCGCGGATCTGCTGAAGGTCGAGTGGGTCCAGGGCGAGACGGTTCTCAGCACGACGGAGCACGAAATGTCTGCGGACGATGCAGTGGAGACGCATACCTCCGTCTACTCCTACATCCCCGAGTTCGGAGACGGGAAGAAGAACATCACTTGCAGAGCCACGCTTGAGTTGGAAGGTGTCCCTGTCAATCAGCAAACCCGGCAGACCACGGTGAATCTGACCGTACAAAGTGAGTGCTGAATTTTGAATGTTATCCTTTTTATTTCTATTGACAGTGCGTGTTatacacttaaacacacacacttatacatgcACACGTACCTACACACGTCGGAATGAGAACAATAACAAGAAATAATAATGCTAACAGTTTCGCAAGAATACAATCTAAATCTACCAGGGGAGATGGGCTGTGATTTAGGATTCTGCATCTAGAATGTTCTGAGATCAGTGGCTATTGTTTTTACCCATGCTTCATCTGGACAGGTACAGCAGATTTTTGACTCACTCACTTAACGGGTTAAGTTTGAGTGATGTGCTACACTGTAGCCCAACCTCTGTCACTGATTGGTGCCCTTTTCTTGGTCCCGCCCCGCAGCGCCCCCCCGGAACACCACGGTAACGGTGTCCCCGTCCTGGCAAGTGCAGGAGGGTCAGAACGTCACCATCTCCTGCCGAACGGTCAGCTCCCCGTCGCCTCGCTACGTCCTGAAGAAAGACGGCAGCGACGTCGAGATGGAGTCCCAGGACGGAACGTTCTGGCTACAGCAGGTCCAGCTGCGTGACGCCGGTCTCTACCAGCTCACCGTCTCCAACCGGCTGGGCTCCAGCACCGAGCGGCTAACGCTCAACGTGACGGGTAAGGCAGGCCGACACGCCGTACACAGACACGTGTGCATGCGTCACATCGTGTGCGTTTGCGTTTCCAGTTTGGttccttttaaaaatctacAATGCAGCATCCAACGTGAGGCTGaacatatccaattcccaccctaatttggaatgtccgaTAAACGATTTTTCGCTGCTTTCATGCGTGAACGCTCACGGCCGATTCTGGAGAGCCTGCACGTTTGCAgcttttctccaaaaaaatgaGTGTCATACACCCTACATATTTTCACCCCGCAGCTCACAGCGAAGCTCGCGTGTAGCCGAGTCAGCGTAAAAGCCTTTCACATGTGGCTTCGCATGCAGTCCATAGGCGTCTGCCTGACCAgtgggggtcgctagagagcgatgaaacgcAGACctctaactgactgaaccctctcGTACCCTGGATGGCACAGTTGCCAATTACCCATCCCCCTGTGGAGCTACTGGCCCCAGTCGGCACTGGTACTGTCAGGATACAGTCCAAGACCGTGAGGCTCATCCACGCTCCACAccatggtgccttaaccgaatgagccacccagtagGCCCATTTGgttcctttttaaaaaggcgGTCCCGCCCCGCTTGCTGATTGGTGCCTTTCTTTGGTCCCGCCCCGCAGGGCCCCCCCGAAACACCACGGTAACGGTGTCCCCGTCCTGGCAAGTGCAGGAGGGTCAGGACGTCACCATCTCCTGCCGAACGGTCAGCTCCCCGCCTCCTCGCTACGTCCTGAAGAAAGACGGCAGCGACGAGGAGATGGAGTCCCACGACGGAACGTTCCGGCTACGGCAGGTCCAGCTGCGTGACGCCGGTCTCTACCAGCTCAACGTCTCCAACCGGCTGGGCTCCAGCACCGAGCGGCTAACGCTCAACGTGACGGGTAAGGCAGGCCGACACgccgtacacagacacacgtgtgtgtgcgtcacattgtgtgcgtttgcgttCCCAGTTTGGttccttttaaaaatctggCATTCAACGTGAggctgaacatgtccaattcccaccctaatttggaatgtccgaTAAACGATTTTTCGCTGTTTTCATGCGTGAATGCTCACGGCCGATTCTGGAGAGCCTGCACGTTTGCAgcttttctccaaaaaaattaGTGTCATACACCCTACTTATTTATCAAGAGGGTTCAGTCAATTAGGGGTCTGTgattcattgctctctagcgaccccacCTGGTTGACTGGGCACCCTTGGACTGCATACCAAAGCCGCGTAGCCTCGTTCTGTGCCAGCTTGGCTGTGGGCCGCGGTGTTATAAGAAACAGGCTGGTGATGCCACATGTTTTGGAGGATGGCTACGCTCTTCTGAACTGGCACTGGGGACAGAGCATGACCACGCCTGCAAAGAGCAAGTAGctgattggacattccaaatcagggtgggaattggacttGTTCAGGCACACGTTGGGCAGCAAAACTTATTTAAGAAGTTAAAAAATGCTGTCCTGCCCCTCTTGCTGATTGGTGAATTTCCTTTGTCCCGCCCCGCAGCGCCCCCCCGAAACACCACGGTAACGGTGTCCCCATCCTGGCAAGTGCAGGAGGGTCAGAACGTCACCATCTCCTGCCGAACGGTCAGCTCCCCGCCGCCTCGCTACGTCCTGAAGAAAGACGGCAGCGACGTCGAGATGGAGTCCCAGGACGGAACGTTCTGGCTACAGCAGGTCCAGCTGCGTGACGCCGGTCTCTACCAGCTCAACGTCTCCAACCGGCTGGGCTCCAGCACCGAGCGGCTAACGCTCAGTGTGACGGGTAAGGCAGGCCGACGCgccgtacacagacacacgtgtgcgtgcgtcacattgtgtgcgtttgcgtttccagtttgtttgctttttaaaaatgctgtccGGGGCTGCTGGGTGCCTCATTCGGGTAAGGCACcgtgctgtggtgcatggatgagccccacagtctTGGATGGAATCCAGGCTTCGCTAGTCCCggctgtggccggtagctccatagggtgaGGCGTAATTGCCGATTGCGTCACCCAGCATTCAAGAGGGTTCAGTCAATTAGGGGTCTGCgattcattgctctctagcgaccccaaCTGGTTGACTGGGCACCCTTGGACTGCATACCAAAGCCACGTAGGAAAGGCTTTCTTCCGGCTCGTTCTGTGCCAGCTTGGCTTTGGGCCGCGGTGTTATAAGAAACAGGCTGGTGATGCCACATGTTTTGGAGGATGGCTACGCTCTTCTGAACTGGCACTGGGGACAGAGCATGACCACGCCTGCAAAGAGCAAGTAGctgattggacattccaaatcagggtgggaattggacttGTTCAGGCTCACGTTGGGCAGCAAAACTTATTTAAGAAGTTAAAAAATGCTGTACTGCCCCTCTTGCTGATTGGTGAATTTCCTTTGTCTCGCCCCGCAGCACCCCCCCGAAACACCACAGTGACGGTGTCCCCATCCTGGCAAGTGCAGGAGGGTCAGGACGTCACCGTCTCCTACCGAACGGTCCGCTCCCCAAACTCATCGTTCCCATCTGTGCCCCTTCCAGTGCAGAACCCGCCCCCCAAGGACCACATCATCCTGCTCGCGGTCATTGGCCCTACCGTCGCCGTGGTAACCATCGCAGCCTTGGTGACGCATCACTTGTGGAAGGCGAAGACGCGTGGGGTGTACGAGCTGGGCAAGGACGTCCTGCTCCCCGTGTAGTGGTGTGGGGACCTCACTCAGGGAATGCCAGTCAGCGCGAGGGAGACTGGCCATGCTGTGTGCCCgtgggtggggcaggagggggcgtGGCACTCAGCGGGTCAGCACAGGTGAACCTGAACAGAGGAaggacatgaaaaaaaaaaacgacaaagaACTTAGACTTACAATGTTGGTCAGTCACACTGCAACAAAATGGCCATGttacattttgaatcatctgtagtggctgtgtGGCACAAGCTGccaggcttgcaaggagggagCAGTCAAAACAGGAGGCCACCATAGCCTGGAAAAGTAgctgggtgcagtgtgtagccaggtatggtcgaatcctcctgatgttatACAGGAGAAATCTGCCGGAccatgatgttgccttgatgttcTCCTTGAGGTATGAAAGGATacaccagtcctggagggccgctgtgtctgcaggtttaactcctgtcctggagggctgcagtgtctgcaggtttaatctcctgtcctggagggccgcagtgtctgcaggtttaatctcctgtcctggagggctgcagtgtctgcaggtttaactccagtcctggagggctgcagtgtctgcaggtttaactccagtcctgtaggAGGCGCTGTGTCTGAAAGGAGAGTAGAATAGTGCTTTACTCACCTTGTGTTGCAGGTTTTATTCAACAGGAATTTTGTTCTGGAAGGATTCATCAGCACGaaaactttatttcagaataaGGCCCTCACAGGGGAATTTGGTAgcttacatttataaaaaaggGTGGGGTCGAATTTAAATTGTTTATAGTGTATACGTTACATAtagtatatttatgtgtgtctATAGGATGgataatatatatttgtgtgttttcatctggagattaatattttttgttaataaactcaataaatacagcaagcttcttttttctttgttttttttttctatgcttACTGTCCATGTGCCAAAGGGCAGTAAAGCTACAGAAGCCCTTTTGAATAAAGAGCTTTTAAATTCAGGTTTTAGAGCAGAGAGGGGAGTTTCCATCACACCCGTGTCTGCAGCACGCACGTACATCCTGCACAGGTCCCAGGGAGTAAACAGTTCCTTCCCCGACACGAgaggaaaagaaacatttaacaaTCATTTGAACCTCAGGGTGCACATTCTGCTGGAAGCTATGGAGCGCTCGCTCACCGATACTCACAGGTCCGTGTTCCTCATACACACTGATGTCACAGCTCAGGGGAAAAGGAACAGAGAAGAGGTTAGGAGTTATAAACATCATCAACACACAGAGTAAATGTAGTCTGAGTGCCAAAAAAAACTAGAATAAACGCTTTCACAATCCTCTGCCACCAGTGTATAGCCTTTGATggcattacaagcatttagcagacgctcttatctagagcgacttacacatctttttacacagcatttaaattgcatctatttatagagctggatataagcaatgcagattaagtaccttgctcaagggtatggCTGTGTCCTACTGAGTactcgaacctgtgacctttaggttacaagaccaactccttacccattatactacactgctgccctgacgGCTAAGTCAGCCACTAATGAGAGGCCTCCTACTGGAGCCCCAGCCGGATTTAAATTCATGTTACAACCCTGCATGGCTAAATCAGAGCATGAGTGGGTCAGAACCAGCAGATCAGCTGCAGGAGTGGGTCAGAACAGAGTAGCAGATCAGCTGCAGGAGTAGGTCAGAACCAGCAGGGTGACTGCAAGAGTGGGTCAGAACCATCAGGGTGACTGCAGGAGTGGGTCAGAACCAGCAGGGTAACTGCAGGAGTGGGTCA harbors:
- the LOC135258155 gene encoding vascular cell adhesion protein 1-like isoform X3 encodes the protein MALWMLWIFVLPAAFSSDSYLEPNLSMTQLGDPLVLKCGTRLCEKPTFTWRALRDQPLMDKSETNPSPTESQLVFHRVTLAHKTKIQCAAFCDDKKPFFGTARVNVYSFPADPEVSGYDHLRHGEKSNLTCVVRDIYTADLLKVEWVQGETVLSTTEHEMSADDAVETHTSVYSYIPEFGDGKKNITCRATLELEGVPVNQQTRQTTVNLTVQTPPRNTTVTVSPSWQVQEGQNVTISCRTVSSPSPRYVLKKDGSDVEMESQDGTFWLQQVQLRDAGLYQLTVSNRLGSSTERLTLNVTGPPRNTTVTVSPSWQVQEGQDVTISCRTVSSPPPRYVLKKDGSDEEMESHDGTFRLRQVQLRDAGLYQLNVSNRLGSSTERLTLNVTAPPRNTTVTVSPSWQVQEGQNVTISCRTVSSPPPRYVLKKDGSDVEMESQDGTFWLQQVQLRDAGLYQLNVSNRLGSSTERLTLSVTVQNPPPKDHIILLAVIGPTVAVVTIAALVTHHLWKAKTRGVYELGKDVLLPVYVCRFNSSPGGLQCLQV
- the LOC135258155 gene encoding vascular cell adhesion protein 1-like isoform X1 — its product is MALWMLWIFVLPAAFSSDSYLEPNLSMTQLGDPLVLKCGTRLCEKPTFTWRALRDQPLMDKSETNPSPTESQLVFHRVTLAHKTKIQCAAFCDDKKPFFGTARVNVYSFPADPEVSGYDHLRHGEKSNLTCVVRDIYTADLLKVEWVQGETVLSTTEHEMSADDAVETHTSVYSYIPEFGDGKKNITCRATLELEGVPVNQQTRQTTVNLTVQTPPRNTTVTVSPSWQVQEGQNVTISCRTVSSPSPRYVLKKDGSDVEMESQDGTFWLQQVQLRDAGLYQLTVSNRLGSSTERLTLNVTGPPRNTTVTVSPSWQVQEGQDVTISCRTVSSPPPRYVLKKDGSDEEMESHDGTFRLRQVQLRDAGLYQLNVSNRLGSSTERLTLNVTAPPRNTTVTVSPSWQVQEGQNVTISCRTVSSPPPRYVLKKDGSDVEMESQDGTFWLQQVQLRDAGLYQLNVSNRLGSSTERLTLSVTAPPRNTTVTVSPSWQVQEGQDVTVSYRTVRSPNSSFPSVPLPVQNPPPKDHIILLAVIGPTVAVVTIAALVTHHLWKAKTRGVYELGKDVLLPVYVCRFNSSPGGLQCLQV
- the LOC135258155 gene encoding vascular cell adhesion protein 1-like isoform X5, coding for MALWMLWIFVLPAAFSSDSYLEPNLSMTQLGDPLVLKCGTRLCEKPTFTWRALRDQPLMDKSETNPSPTESQLVFHRVTLAHKTKIQCAAFCDDKKPFFGTARVNVYSFPADPEVSGYDHLRHGEKSNLTCVVRDIYTADLLKVEWVQGETVLSTTEHEMSADDAVETHTSVYSYIPEFGDGKKNITCRATLELEGVPVNQQTRQTTVNLTVQTPPRNTTVTVSPSWQVQEGQNVTISCRTVSSPSPRYVLKKDGSDVEMESQDGTFWLQQVQLRDAGLYQLTVSNRLGSSTERLTLNVTAPPRNTTVTVSPSWQVQEGQNVTISCRTVSSPPPRYVLKKDGSDVEMESQDGTFWLQQVQLRDAGLYQLNVSNRLGSSTERLTLSVTAPPRNTTVTVSPSWQVQEGQDVTVSYRTVRSPNSSFPSVPLPVQNPPPKDHIILLAVIGPTVAVVTIAALVTHHLWKAKTRGVYELGKDVLLPVYVCRFNSSPGGLQCLQV
- the LOC135258155 gene encoding vascular cell adhesion protein 1-like isoform X7, with protein sequence MALWMLWIFVLPAAFSSDSYLEPNLSMTQLGDPLVLKCGTRLCEKPTFTWRALRDQPLMDKSETNPSPTESQLVFHRVTLAHKTKIQCAAFCDDKKPFFGTARVNVYSFPADPEVSGYDHLRHGEKSNLTCVVRDIYTADLLKVEWVQGETVLSTTEHEMSADDAVETHTSVYSYIPEFGDGKKNITCRATLELEGVPVNQQTRQTTVNLTVQTPPRNTTVTVSPSWQVQEGQNVTISCRTVSSPSPRYVLKKDGSDVEMESQDGTFWLQQVQLRDAGLYQLTVSNRLGSSTERLTLNVTGPPRNTTVTVSPSWQVQEGQDVTISCRTVSSPPPRYVLKKDGSDEEMESHDGTFRLRQVQLRDAGLYQLNVSNRLGSSTERLTLNVTVQNPPPKDHIILLAVIGPTVAVVTIAALVTHHLWKAKTRGVYELGKDVLLPVYVCRFNSSPGGLQCLQV
- the LOC135258155 gene encoding vascular cell adhesion protein 1-like isoform X6 — its product is MALWMLWIFVLPAAFSSDSYLEPNLSMTQLGDPLVLKCGTRLCEKPTFTWRALRDQPLMDKSETNPSPTESQLVFHRVTLAHKTKIQCAAFCDDKKPFFGTARVNVYSFPADPEVSGYDHLRHGEKSNLTCVVRDIYTADLLKVEWVQGETVLSTTEHEMSADDAVETHTSVYSYIPEFGDGKKNITCRATLELEGVPVNQQTRQTTVNLTVQTPPRNTTVTVSPSWQVQEGQNVTISCRTVSSPSPRYVLKKDGSDVEMESQDGTFWLQQVQLRDAGLYQLTVSNRLGSSTERLTLNVTGPPRNTTVTVSPSWQVQEGQDVTISCRTVSSPPPRYVLKKDGSDEEMESHDGTFRLRQVQLRDAGLYQLNVSNRLGSSTERLTLNVTAPPRNTTVTVSPSWQVQEGQDVTVSYRTVRSPNSSFPSVPLPVQNPPPKDHIILLAVIGPTVAVVTIAALVTHHLWKAKTRGVYELGKDVLLPVYVCRFNSSPGGLQCLQV